In the genome of Bacillota bacterium, the window CAGATCCAGATGAGCTCGGCTATGGCGTCCAGGTCGTCTATACCACAATCGGCGCCCAGCGCCCACACCGATTCGTACTCCAGGCAGGAAACGTGCTCCGACCCGTCCGGCCTTGCCCAGATGTTGCTGCACTGGATCACGCACCCTGGGTGGCAACCGTGCCCCATCCTGCCCTGCCCGCCCCGCGCCTTCACCGTTTCCGCGATGGTCTCACCGGCAATTCTCCCAGCTCCTTCGAACCGGCCGGAACTGAAGTTCCGGGTGGGCAGACCTCCTGCCTCGTTCAGCACGTTGATGAGGGCAGCCGTGCCGAAGGAGTTGAGAGTGCCGCCCGGGCGGGTGATGGGGTGCTCGCGCAGGGCGTCGGCGAGTTTCCTCTGGCCCTGGCGGAACAGATCCGGGTTAGCAAGCGAAACGCCCGGCGCACCTTGATCGTCCACCAGGATGGCCTTCAGGCCCCTTGCCGCCATGACGGCACCCAGCCCGCCCCGGCCCGCATAGCGGGACGGCCGAAACTCGGTGTCGTTGAAGCATACCCCCGCCATGGCCATACCCTTTTCACCCGCTGGCCCGGTGGCGATGAAGCCCACCTCCCCAAACCGTTGCCGCACACGCGAAGCAAACTCGTACATGCCCAGGCCCGCCAGGTCCCCCGCCGGCTCAAGTACCCCTCCGTCCTTGCCCACCCTCAGGACAAACGCTCCCTTTTCCCGGGGCTGTCCTTCTACCACCACAGCCGCGATTCCCAGCCTGGCAAGGCTCTGCGCTACGGGCGTGCCCGCATTCGACTCTTTGATGCCGCCGGTGAGCGGAGACTTGCCTCCCACCGACACACGCCCCGAACTGGGAGCCGCCGTCCCCGTCACCATGCCGGGGGCCACCACCAGCCGGTTATTGGGCCCCAGGGGATGGCACGTGGGAGGCACC includes:
- a CDS encoding aldehyde ferredoxin oxidoreductase N-terminal domain-containing protein, with product MRKLVRVNMTQRTVTLEDLPEKYRFMGGRWLTSALVANEVPPTCHPLGPNNRLVVAPGMVTGTAAPSSGRVSVGGKSPLTGGIKESNAGTPVAQSLARLGIAAVVVEGQPREKGAFVLRVGKDGGVLEPAGDLAGLGMYEFASRVRQRFGEVGFIATGPAGEKGMAMAGVCFNDTEFRPSRYAGRGGLGAVMAARGLKAILVDDQGAPGVSLANPDLFRQGQRKLADALREHPITRPGGTLNSFGTAALINVLNEAGGLPTRNFSSGRFEGAGRIAGETIAETVKARGGQGRMGHGCHPGCVIQCSNIWARPDGSEHVSCLEYESVWALGADCGIDDLDAIAELIWICNDSGLDTIEAGVTLGVAMEAGLLPFGDARTAVELLKECGRGTPLGRIL